The window tttaaaaacaaaagaaaaatataaaaagaaatctaaaaattaGATGAAATCGAACacaatattattctttttctctcttcataatttaatttatattatataaattgaatttgtaatgtctttataaaaaaaataaaaaacaatttatctaaacaaggtttttgtttttgtatttttaaaaacaatttatcaaacatccttattttcaaaaaaaaaaaaaatacttaaaaactattttttttgttttttaatttaggaacaAACAGGCCCTTACATTGTCACATGTTCTAAAGATAGGGTGAAAAGTTCCTTTTTAGCATATTTATTAGCTTTCTTGATTacgtatttaaaaaaaatcttcttgatttttaaataaagtgaaGTAACCAATCAATCATCATCTCCCATTTCAAAATAGTTGAGCACATTAGCCTTCTGATACTGGGGCAATATTTGGCATGATTTTTGTTGTGCTATATTAACATGGTAACATTGCATCATTATTAAATtagataattataaaaataaataaatcagtaaattatataattaaaagaaaactttaaatttgatttgtaTGCAcaccaaatgaatctatatgtTCAACCCCAATTGATTGCCATGatgttcataaattatttttaataagatagaTGATGATTCACATAAACATTAAAGTATCAAAATTCAAGAGTGGGATAGATTGACAGGAAAGGTAGGAGGAAGATGGATTGTTGAGGATAAAATATAAGTCTTAAAAAACTTAAGTCTGAAGtgattttagttctttttttaattctttttgttcCCTCTTGAATTGATCCTTTATATAAAAGCCTAAGAGGTTGAATAGGAGAGGCAAAATCAAAAGGAGACTGTTTATAGACTTTAAACAATCAAATCTTATATTGACCCTTTCATGTTCACAATGAAACATCTTATTAGATGATGATGGTCCCTTAATGGGTAGGATGGCTACCATTATCTTAAAATATCAATGGTAAAAAAGCTAAGCACATTATTTTAGTGTACTAAATTTATATAAGATCCCTTAAATCCACTCTTAAATAGGACATGTGTAATaatatcttttttaattaaaaaatgtgtaATAGCATCGTACTAACACATTCTAAATAAGATGTCTTTAAGAAATATGAAGACTAAACATAGAgagtaaaataatataaactccGATGAAAAGTACCTCTATGTTTACACGATTTCATCTCTTAGCATGAGACAATATGTAGGTGATACCACTACTGCAAAACATCATATGAAAATCATCTAATCATAAGGAATATACAATCATATCAAACATGACTTACAATCTAACATGGAATAgcattaatagaaaaatattacgTACACATGATGATGTGTCACTTAAGTGCACACATCTAGTAAAATTCACAAggtagaaaataaagaatttttataaaataatttatataaaaaagattgaaaaaaaaagagagcatattgttttgattttaataataatttaaaatatagtaaataAACTAAACAAAGAGTTTTCCAATTTTCTACCTTTATCATCGattcaatattaatttattaatacaaagattaatcttattcaaatttagtataaatatattaaatccttcttggtttcaaatttcatgaattctataaatataatttatgtataaaatttattttataaataaaatatataaaaaataaatttatagggACGTTagataatgaaatttgaaaggaTGGTGAGGTGTATTTACACCCTTAATTAACCCTTAAAATAATAGAGATGGGATGAGATCAACCGACACATCCATGCTTTACCGTAGTAATAATTCTGAAGCGGAAACCATGTTCTGGCCCATAGATTTGCTGAGGTCGTGGAAACCCGTCGAGCTGCCACGTATATGACAAACGTCTTAACCTGACAAAACTTTCACAAGCATATGCCTCCCATTTCTCCGACAAGTGAGGTTGCTGGAGAGAAAGCAAGGTGAAGCTCGGCCTGATGGAGGATCCACCCACCATCACCACCGCCACCAAGAGATCAGAGCAACAAACATCGGTGACATCTCGTGTGAAGAGAGATTGCATATCTTTCTTTGTTTCGTTGCAGGAGGGTTTCCGCTATTTCAAAGCCCTGCTTGTGGGTCAGGTACTCGTCACTCCTAGCACTCCTAATTCCCTAGTCATTTCTCATATACATATATGCACACACGCATGTGTGGAATAATTACGATGACCGCTGCAGGGGAAGAAGATGACAGCAAGAAACGAGAAGGAAGCAACTCAAGCTGATCTCCTCACCGAAAAGATGCAGGTTGAAGCTGCTGATGCTGCCGAGGATACCAAGAAGAATCTACATAAATCTATGTAATGCAATCCACTATGTAAATCAAGAACAATAGCTTTGCTTCTCTCCCTTCTTTTGGAACAATAAAACCTGTTAGtgttttttaagcatttttttgGGTCTCAGCATTTTGTTCAGTTACATTATTAATCTCTGAAACTTCCTCCTCCGATTTGGTCCTTCCACGGCGTCGTTTTATAGCCGTACTTACAGTGGGTTCGCAATTTTCGTTGTCCAATGTAAAATTCAATGCGTTTTCAGTTTCAAATGGCAAGATTACAATAGCACAATGATATTAGCAGCCAACTCCACTTAAAGAagaattattttacaaattatataGTGCATCggctcatatatatatatatatggatgagAGGTTCCTATTGAATTTCCTATTAAAGTTAAGCAAGCTTCTTGTTGGAATTGGAATCGGGAGACGGAGGAGCTTCTAAACGAATATAGTCATACAAGATCCCCTGGAAAGGGCTGGTACTCCTTGGCTGCGTGAGGAAAATGGTATTCTCACCTTCCACGAGCAGATTCCCCAGTACATTCACACTATAAAGCCAGTAGAGCCCATGAATGCCATGTCTCGCAATTGTGTTGTCCCTCCCTATTAGCCCACTTGTAAAATGAGGAGGATTTGCTTTTGGATCATTGACCCGGaccttataaataaaaaacataagtcctttgatgaattcgcataaaattgaatatatatatatatatatatataaataaaaaatcatggagTTCTGTACCTGCAACTCGGAAAGTGTTGCTGAGGCAATTGCCACTCTCAGCTTGTAGGTTCCGATCTGATCCACGGTGTCGAGTGTGAACTTAATTTGCCATGTAGTTCCTTGATATGTGTTGTTATCCTTCTTCCTGAATATGCAATTTTTTAACATCAGTATCCTTCCATTagccaaaaggaaaagaagacttttctccctttttatgTTATGCTTTCATTTGTGGATGAAGGAAAAATTGGTACCTGGTGACCTGAGCAAAGAACCAATCTTTAGTATAGTCACTGACACCAATTGTGTAAACTAAATCACCATCAGGATATAATTCTGCATATCTTTCCCATAATCCATACTGCCTAAACCTGCCAATGCAAGAAGATGATTATGATTTATGTATCTTATAGCAGATTTATGCTCATTGTTCCTGAAAGTGTTTGTTTGATTACAGTAAGAGAACTAACCTGTCAGGATGACCGACAAATAGTTTGTTGACATAAGTTGGGTTTGGATCAGGAGTGTAGAACTCTGCGGCAGAACGATCAGGAATGCCTATTTCCCACAATGTAGGTCCGTCTCTTGGAGGCTCATATAGAAGATCACCCACAAAAACATCACAGCCTGCTCAACTTACATGTTATCAAACCATTGTTTGCAGTGCATCAGAAATTGAGTTCGtaaataatgagaaaacaagaCCTGGGGTTATGGTAATGACAGCATCTAATTTATAATCCCCAATAAAACCCGGGACCCATGCGTAAAGATTATAGTCACCAGGTCGAATATCATTAATGCAGAAATAGCCTCCCAGGTCGGCTTGGGTCCAGAATTGGTAGTCCTGATGAGAAATAACTTGCCAGATTAATCTCTTGTAGTATGTAATACAGATACTATATCAGGCACTTGATTTTTCTGAGTCTCTTTTGTTCAATTTAGCATGTGCTGAAGTGGGTTGTAATATTTAGGATAGAAGGGTAGTTGAAAAGGCCAGGAACTGAAAAAAGAGGCAGATTGTGTGTCCTTATGGTCTTTTATCAGTGCACCAGAAAATTTGAGCCAAAATCACCTTGCATTCTCTTTGCCATGATCCAACATCTCCTGGTGGCGCCAATCCGACATAAGCACAGCTTGCTAATATATAGTCATCGCTGATATACCTAGATGATGCAAGAAACTTGTTATAATGGTACTCGGAAGTTGACCCTCCATCTGTAAGAATCTACCTTTCATGCATttgtaaggatttttttttttaatatcctcAAAATAGGGATTGAGTAAGAAAACGGCTAGCCTATGAACAAAAGTTAAATGGAGAAATAAACAGAGAGCCTTTATACTTGTTCTAAGATTGCTCTATAAGCACATACCCATCTTGGACTAGTAATCTGCCACTAACATTGCCCCGCTGATCTGAAGATGGAAAATCCTCTGAGGCTGGGAAGCTGTAGGGCCAGCTTTGGACTTCAATCGTCATCTGAAAAGGCCAGTTTAATCATGGAAAATCCACGAAACCACGAAAAAGTTGCAAGACTGTTGTATTATGCAAAAGAAATCTGTAAGTTTTTTTATGTTGAACCTGTTCCTTGGCATCTTCCCATAGCCAAAATGGGTCACCGTCACCAAAAACAGAATTGACATAGATAAAAACTGGGCCAAAAACTTTCTTCCATGGCTCGTCAGCTCCAAATTTGGGCACCAGGGGCTCTCCCGCATAATGAGCACTGTGAAACATCTGAGGAAACATTTGGTTAAAATGTTCTTTGAGACCCTTTCAATGTCCTGATATCAATCGGGTAATATTTATGTATGTGTTACTACAAAGTGTGATCCATGACTAAACCTCCATTTAGAtcttggaaaggaaaaatgttcaaactctttctttttatttctctcaTCTTTTCTGGATATCCAAATGGAAACTAAGAATTAAGGGGACCAGATCATGCTGTAAATGTCAAATGTTAGAAGTGACTTACTGCAAGGGTTGTAGGGCCCACATGTGAGGTTAGATTCTGTTTGACGGGTCCACCAGTTCGAAACTCATCACTGGGTGTAATTTGCCAGAACCCCACTGGCGGTTCAAGGCATACCCACCCATGGACCCGGTTATCTTTGTTATCACAAGAGTATTGATACTTGTCATCCACCTTCAATCAAGACGATCAATCAAAAGAATACATTTGAGTACATGGAAAACAAATTGTGATCCACCATAGCATCTAATAAGCCTAGGAATTATGAAATTAGTAagcaaatatatatttattaataaattgattacTAACCTGATAAGTACTTATTTCTTTTACTTCAACTTAATTATTAACATCTCATTCATTCAGACTGccattttcatcattatttgtaAAAACCgaacataagaaaattattctcattgaGGATCTTCATTTCTCAAGGACAAGAAGGGTCTAGAAACTAACATTTTCATAATCTATTTGTTAATactgaaataataaaaatatttgcgTCAATGATCCTTGACAAAAAGAGCCTGGAAGTACCTCTCCTTTGAATTCTGGCTCCACAGGGTTGACTAGTAAAACTGCTTCTGGGTAGGCCAAGGGTTGGCCTCGTCCTGGTAACCTATCGTCTGGCAAGGGCATGAACCGTTGCCTGTTATCTGCCATGGCCATGTAGTGAAACCTATATTTGCAAATACACGTTTGTAACCATatgaaattgttaaaaacaTAGAATAATAAGTGTCTTATCAGGAACCAGCAAAACACTAATATGAAATAAGCCCCTTCCCTTGCTTACTAATCTACTAGTAATATCCAATGTTATCAGCCCTTCATTTGGAAGCTAGCATCTAAATTTGCTACATGCATTTATGAGATGCCATTTTGGTTTTGTAATAACTGCAAAGCATAGTTCATTTCAACCAATGTGAACCAAAAAGGATAATATGCAAGACAACCtgtgtttcttcattttccctTTGAAAACTGTGCTATCATGATTTGTTTCATTACAAATTCTAATAAGGGACAGGCAGACCAGAAGAGTTACTTCTTCTTAAACCGACATTTAGAACCAAACTGCAGGCTGCATTATAAACTTGATTCTTGATTCTTGATTATTATCTTTTGAAATACATAGGCATCCACATTTTAAGAATGCTTAAAATGTTTCCAGTTAATCACTATTTTCCAACATCAGAAATTTATCTGGTAATAAAAGATGGGTGAAATTTGCTTACTTGTCTTTTCTGAGCTTGAATGCAATCCTAGTTTCAGCAAGGGTGAAAGCAGGCCATTCCTTTAAGTGCTCATAAATGGCATAGGAGTAGAAGCCTGAGGAACCTCGAAGCATTATAAACCTGAAAACCaaatctttgtttaataataCTAGCTAATCTTTTCATTTGAGTACATATATGTAAAATTTAAGCAAGAACCTTTTATCTATATTCAATGGTACCAACTTGCCCTCAAGTGAGGGATCCCACATTCTTGTGAATGAGATCTCTACTTGTTCTTCATTTTGCACTATCACCCTAAAAGTTGTTCCCTTAATCCTGCACCATTGTGAAACACTTGTTCAATATTAGATGCTACATAGTAATAATAAttcgaaattttgaaaatatttaacctggggaaaaaaatgaaactcgAGAATTAGTAGAGAAAACAGATAACAAGGACATGATAGAGAGTTTCCTTTACAATTTCAAAAACTTTAAGACATTGAACGACTAAAAATAAGTGAATGTAGTTAAAGAGAGGCCATTGACATAAGGAAATTGTTCAGAAAAATACAGGCAGTTTTCCATAAAAATTCTCGAATATGAGAGAGAAAGGAAGCACATACACATCAAATATTCCAGCACTTCCTGGTACACTCCAAACAAGGTCCCAGTAACTACATAAGATCCCAAGAGAAAATTGAGTTAATACTTTATAATTTAACACCTTCTAAAGCTACCATCATGTTCACATGAACTAGTACTGCTTATTGCAGAAAGAGTCACACCTCAGTTTCAACATTGACACATTGAAGTTCATAAAAGGAATGGAGAAAAACGAGGCGCAAAAGGGAACAACACGAATAAGAAATGGTAACAAAAGCAGTATTGACACCATTTACCCTCTGTTAGTTTCATCATTAAGAACTTCAAGCAGATTGTCAATGGCACTATATCGGATCCCAGTGACAATTCCCCCTGGATTTGATAATGTAACTTGAAGGATGCCATTATCCATTACCACCTGCATAGACCAATATCGGTTTCATTCATATGACAAACAACGTTGAGCTCTGTTCATCTAAATCGACTATTCTCGTATTTCTCCAAATGAGCCAAATGCAAtatcttatttgattttcattctcatatttgatttccaaCTGTTTATTCCCTGTTTGATATTCAATTCCACGAGCCAACCACACAAACAATGGTTTCTCTGCTTCTTTCGTTAGAACCATTTAAACAAAAAGGCAATGACTGATAACAACATGGTCTGTTTTCtagtgaaaatgaaaatggaattttgaaaatattctcatttccgggaaagaaaatacaatattACACGTTTCTACTGTTCCTATAAGAaattaagtttgattttttttttttaaataaaatatgattttcatataCACTATCAAAGCAGCCTGTACTATCTAGGAGTTCCTGTTACGGTACATGCTATGAAATCATTGAACTCCCAGAACGAAAAAATGGCAAGCCCTATGCTGCCAAATACGCATAACCCAAGACTAATTTCAATGCAATTTCTATGAGGAAGTTAAATAcgccaaaaaaaagaaaaaaaaaagaggaaaataatatagattAATCAAACTGATTTACATGACGATCTTGAATATACAGTTGCACTCCCAGAGGCGACATGGATTGGGCACAACAAAAACCCGGATTCTGGCTCCAGGAAGCAGTGGatttctgaagaaaaaaaaaattaagatcagttagattttcatatataaaacaGTGAAGAACGGATTTGAGAAGAAACTCTTGTTCTCCGTGTCTTACCTGTTTTGGAATGCGAATATGTCGAGAGAAATGTGTGGGAGGGTTTATTAACAAGTGTTTGGAGTGGGTTTCTTGGACTGGAGAGAAAGCATTGTTCCCGTCTTTTTGACTTTGTGCCATGAAATTCTCTTTACTTATTCGCCACCATTGTTTGGTGAATGAATCTGATATAGGCGTGTAGGAGTCGCTACGTATGAGAGGCCAGTGCATAGATCAAACAAATGtgaattatgttttttatatttaaaccaaaaaaaaaaaaaaaaaaatccattctGCATTTTCAGAACAAAGTTTGCCACGGAGTATGTGTCACCTCTCCAAGTATGCAGCAACTGAAACCTTCCAGATTTAGCTAACGTgccataaaagttttttttttaaaaaaaactttatacatgtttcaattttgaatcctttattataaataaaataattattattattgttattggtGTTATTATTATTCCTGCCTTTTTTGGGCAGCTTTTCTGAATTCCGGAGGAGAAAACAATAGAGgaaaaaagcaaaagcaaattACCTGTCACAGTCTATCACCACCGACCAGCATAAATTGCCAAATTGCCATTGCAATGGTTGTTGAAATCACTGCCAACATCACCGCCATCGTTGAGGAGGAATTTGACACATCGTCGATGGCTACCTGGAAACTTCCTTTCGCTTGTATGTTCTCTCTCCGCTACCAGATTCGGTGATCCTTCTTCCATGAATCAATGAAAGCAAAGCTACAAATCAACGTGTGATGTGTAAAGATAGAGGGTACGATATCTGGGGAAGACGAGAGTAGAGGAAAGAGGATGGCTGGTAGGTTTGAAGGTTGAAGGGATGGCAACGGGTGGCCCATCGCGGTTATATGCACTTACTCCagtccaataaaaaaattaaaccgaTCTGCCGTGTCCAGGTTTTTTTTCGtatacaaaattattatattaaatatattttataaataaacaaataaatattataaaatttaaagatttattttatataagaaatatttctttcttttatatgtcttaatagaataaaagataaattaaaaatactttacatTTAATTATATACAAGGGATGTGATgagataatatcaaaatatgttttagattttaaaaaatacttccaAATCTTCCCTTAattcatttactttttaatttttttttcataatttggtCTATCGGTAACCAATAAAGCCAATCTAACAAAATTagttaaatcataaattttttataaaattcatattaactATTAATGAGTGGTTCTTATTTTTACTCGTCgcttttttctttataagtttCATAGTTGACTTGATTTAGTAATGACATATGACATATAcactcattttctattttatatatattattgagtGTGATTTTATGTGttacttatttttgttgatAATACGCTATcttattcttatatatattatcGA is drawn from Vitis riparia cultivar Riparia Gloire de Montpellier isolate 1030 chromosome 18, EGFV_Vit.rip_1.0, whole genome shotgun sequence and contains these coding sequences:
- the LOC117905895 gene encoding probable rhamnogalacturonate lyase B, encoding MAQSQKDGNNAFSPVQETHSKHLLINPPTHFSRHIRIPKQKSTASWSQNPGFCCAQSMSPLGVQLYIQDRHVVMDNGILQVTLSNPGGIVTGIRYSAIDNLLEVLNDETNRGYWDLVWSVPGSAGIFDVIKGTTFRVIVQNEEQVEISFTRMWDPSLEGKLVPLNIDKRFIMLRGSSGFYSYAIYEHLKEWPAFTLAETRIAFKLRKDKFHYMAMADNRQRFMPLPDDRLPGRGQPLAYPEAVLLVNPVEPEFKGEVDDKYQYSCDNKDNRVHGWVCLEPPVGFWQITPSDEFRTGGPVKQNLTSHVGPTTLAMFHSAHYAGEPLVPKFGADEPWKKVFGPVFIYVNSVFGDGDPFWLWEDAKEQMTIEVQSWPYSFPASEDFPSSDQRGNVSGRLLVQDGYISDDYILASCAYVGLAPPGDVGSWQRECKDYQFWTQADLGGYFCINDIRPGDYNLYAWVPGFIGDYKLDAVITITPGCDVFVGDLLYEPPRDGPTLWEIGIPDRSAAEFYTPDPNPTYVNKLFVGHPDRFRQYGLWERYAELYPDGDLVYTIGVSDYTKDWFFAQVTRKKDNNTYQGTTWQIKFTLDTVDQIGTYKLRVAIASATLSELQVRVNDPKANPPHFTSGLIGRDNTIARHGIHGLYWLYSVNVLGNLLVEGENTIFLTQPRSTSPFQGILYDYIRLEAPPSPDSNSNKKLA
- the LOC117905896 gene encoding uncharacterized protein LOC117905896, whose product is MEDPPTITTATKRSEQQTSVTSRVKRDCISFFVSLQEGFRYFKALLVGQGKKMTARNEKEATQADLLTEKMQVEAADAAEDTKKNLHKSM